In the genome of Mytilus trossulus isolate FHL-02 unplaced genomic scaffold, PNRI_Mtr1.1.1.hap1 h1tg000244l__unscaffolded, whole genome shotgun sequence, one region contains:
- the LOC134701408 gene encoding translation initiation factor IF-2, mitochondrial-like: MSCRQLIQRVQLLYSMKSPCHTCICGTINRKFHLAGALNGSAPVKGRTKTFEEAQQDLQKAEKKIAKKKKTKVKVIPIYRNMTVSQIATQTGRTVDNILDAMEYANSRQAFRGGKTEITDVKVIQKTLTFLGYRSQIIANPETVVAKKEENSRDIEPQPPPDPSVLVRRPPVVTIMGHVDHGKTTLLDALRNTNVVAQEFGGITQHIGAFSVKLPSGNTISFLDTPGHAAFSHMRARGASLTDIIILVVAADDGLMPQTVESIQHAKSADVPLIVAINKMDKHTADVEGTEQMLLQHDVIPEKFGGDVQCVPISALKGTNLQQLQEAVITLAELMDLKGDPVGAVEGRVIESRLVTGKGKVATVIIERGTLKKGNLLIAGTSYAKVRGIYSDKGSQLKEATLSSPVEVTGWKEFPSAGDQVLQAQSEKQIKEAIDWRNSLKMEEKMETDQEAINEKREKHDAVYKKQLQLRQSLGRREYNFVLKTIKPNRAKEEEVHHEGPSLSIVLKGDVDGSIDAILNTLDTYKSQICRLSVLHHGVGEVTMSDIDNVKLFDGEIFAFNVPVSETVREHAKLNNVVIHEDNVIYKLFDNLVDSLSKRLPLREEQEIMGEATVMDSFNVSFKKKPMRIAGCRVTSGVLQRKHKFRIIREEEEIYNGPIVSLKHHKSEVETIKQDSECGLSISDNEIKFERGDVIICYRNYTAEQTLDWTPGF; this comes from the exons ATGAGTTGCAGACAGTTGATTCAACGTGTGCAGCTCTTGTATTCTATGAAGTCTCCctgtcatacatgtatttgtggaACTATCAATAGGAAATTCCATCTTGCTGGAGCATTAAAT GGATCTGCTCCTGTGAAAGGTAGAACCAAAACTTTTGAGGAAGCTCAACAGGATCTTCAGAAG gcggagaaaaaaattgcaaaaaagaaaaagacaaaagtaaAAGTGATACCAATTTACAGAAATATGACAGTGAGTCAGATTGCCACTCAGACTGGTAGGACTGTAG ATAATATCCTAGATGCTATGGAATATGCTAATTCCAGACAAGCATTTCGTGGAGGCAAGACAGAAA tcACTGATGTGAAAGTTATTCAGAAAACTCTGACATTCCTTGGCTACAGATCACAGATTATAGCTAATCCAGAAACGGTGGTAgcaaagaaagaagaaaatagTAGAGATATTGAACCACA GCCACCACCAGATCCTAGTGTTTTGGTCAGACGTCCGCCTGTGGTGACCATTATGGGACATGTAGACCATGGTAAAACAACATTACTAGATGCTCTCAGGAATACTAATGTTGTTGCTCAAGAATTTGGAGGAATAACACAACATATTGGTGCATTCTCAG TAAAATTGCCATCTGGTAACACAATATCCTTCTTAGATACCCCAGGACATGCAGCATTCTCCCATATGAGGGCACGAGGGGCATCCCTTACAGACATAATAATATTAGTGGTAGCAGCAGACGACGGTTTAATGCCTCAGACTGTGGAGTCCATTCAACATGCCAAATCTGCTGatg ttccTTTAATTGTTGCAATCAATAAAATGGACAAGCATACAGCTGatgtt GAAGGCACAGAGCAGATGTTGTTACAGCATGATGTTATACCAGAAAAGTTTGGGGGAGATGTACAATGTGTTCCAATATCTGCTTTAAAG GGAACAAACCTGCAGCAATTACAAGAGGCAGTGATAACTCTTGCAGAACTGATGGACCTTAAAGGTGATCCTGTTGGTGCAGTGGAAGGCAGAGTGATAGAAAGTAGATTGGTCACCGGCAAAGG GAAAGTTGCTACAGTAATAATAGAAAGAGGCACActgaaaaaaggaaatttgcTTATTGCAGGAACTTCTTATGCTAAG GTACGTGGTATATATTCTGATAAAGGAAGTCAACTGAAGGAGGCTACATTGTCTTCACCTGTTGAAGTGACAGGCTGGAAAGAATTTCCCTCAGCTGGGGACCAAGTATTACAAGCACAGTCTGAG aaaCAGATAAAGGAAGCAATAGATTGgagaaattcattaaaaatggaAGAGAAAATGGAGACAGATCAAGAAGCCATCaatgaaaaaagagaaaaacatgatgcagtatataaaaaacaattacaattaaGACAATCATTAGGGAGACGAGAATATAACTttgtattaaaaacaattaaaccaAACAGAGCTAAAGAAGAGGAAGTTCATCATGAAGGACCATCACTGTCTATTGTATTGAAAG GTGATGTGGATGGCTCTATAGATGCAATACTCAACACATTAGATACATATAAATCTCAGATATGTCGATTAAGTGTTCTTCATCATGGAGTAGGTGAAGTGACCATGAGTGATATAGACAATGTCAAATTGTTTGATG gtgaaatatttgcttttaatgtGCCAGTCTCTGAAACTGTGAGGGAACATGCCAAACTTAATAATGTTGTGATACATGAAGACAATGTAATATATAAACTGTTTGATAATCTAGTCGATAGCTTGTCCAAAAGATTGCCATTGAGAGAGGAACAGGAAATTATGG GTGAAGCCACAGTAATGGATTCATTcaatgtatcttttaaaaagaagCCAATGAGAATAGCAGGCTGTCGTGTTACGAGTGGAGTTCTCCAAAGAAAGcataaatttagaattattAGGGAAGAGGAGGAAATATATAAtg gtcCTATTGTGTCTTTAAAACATCATAAATCCGAAGTAGAAACAATAAAACAGGACTCTGAGTGTGGATTATCTATATCAGACaatgaaatcaaatttgaaagaGGAGATGTGATAATCTGTTATAGAAACTATACAGCAGAACAAACATTAGACTGGACGCCAGGATTTTAA
- the LOC134701395 gene encoding ribonuclease P protein subunit p20-like has product MISEEEVKPKSKFAEIKDLIDKEEFSLRKRLPRKLPKRKNDVYVSRRTNFKQQLERCHKLMNSGNEVYIHGLGAAINRAVNLALEVKNSSIGNVETETQTSTVELVDDLEPETDDHEPEIFIRNNSAVHIKVFKVTGTSVEPEQIQLK; this is encoded by the exons atgatttctGAAGAAGAAGTAAAGCCAAA gagtaaatttgcagaaataaaagatttaatagATAAAGAGGAATTTTCTCTTCGTAAAAGATTGCCAAGAAAACTACCAAAGAGAAAAAATGATGTGTATGTGTCAAGAAGAACTAATTTCAAACAACAGCTGGAGAGATGTCATAAACTAATGAATTCTGGAAATGAGGTGTATATTCATGGCTTAGGTGCAGCTATAAACAGGGCAGTAAATCTTGCATTAGAAGTGAAAAATTCTTCCATAGGAAATGTGGAAACAGAAACACAGACCTCCACCGTGGAACTTGTGGATGACTTAGAACCGGAAACAGATGATCATGAACCAGaaatttttataagaaataattcaGCAGTTCATATAAAAGTGTTCAAAGTTACAGGGACTTCTGTAGAACCTGAACAAATAcagttaaaataa